Proteins from one Phocoena sinus isolate mPhoSin1 chromosome 8, mPhoSin1.pri, whole genome shotgun sequence genomic window:
- the BDNF gene encoding brain-derived neurotrophic factor isoform X1 produces the protein MTILFLTMVISYFSCMKAAPMKEANVRGQGSLAYPGMRTHGTLESVNGPKAGSRGLTSSLADTVEHVIEELLDEDQKVRPSEENNKDADMYTSRVMLSSQVPLEPPLLFLLEEYKNYLDAANMSMRVRRHSDPARRGELSVCDSISEWVTAADKKTAVDMSGGTVTVLEKVPVSKGQLKQYFYETKCNPMGYTKEGCRGIDKRHWNSQCRTTQSYVRALTMDSKKRIGWRFIRIDTSCVGKDEELAKAELASFPHLHPHHTPA, from the exons ATGACCATCCTTTTCCTTACTATGGTTATTTCATACTTCAGTTGCATGAAGGCTGCCCCCATGAAAGAAGCCAACGTCCGAGGACAAGGCAGCTTGGCCTACCCAGGTATGCGGACCCATGGGACTCTGGAGAGCGTGAATGGGCCCAAGGCGGGTTCAAGAGGCCTGACGTCGTCGTTGGCTGACACCGTTGAACACGTGATCGAAGAGCTCTTGGACGAGGACCAGAAAGTTCGGCCCAGTGAGGAAAACAATAAGGACGCGGACATGTACACGTCCCGGGTGATGCTCAGCAGTCAAGTGCCTTTGgagcctcctctcctcttcctgctcGAGGAATACAAAAATTACCTGGATGCTGCGAACATGTCCATGAGGGTCCGGCGCCACTCGGACCCTGCCCGCCGCGGGGAGCTCAGCGTGTGCGACAGCATCAGCGAGTGGGTGACGGCGGCGGATAAAAAGACTGCAGTGGACATGTCAGGCGGGACAGTCACGGTCCTCGAAAAAGTCCCCGTCTCGAAAGGCCAACTGAAGCAGTACTTCTACGAGACCAAGTGCAATCCCATGGGTTACACAAAGGAGGGCTGCAGGGGCATAGACAAGAGGCACTGGAACTCCCAGTGCCGAACTACCCAGTCGTACGTTCGGGCCCTCACCATGGATAGCAAAAAGCGCATTGGCTGGCGGTTCATACGGATAGACACTTCCTGT GTAGGAAAGGATGAAGAACTTGCTAAAGCAGAACTGGCCAGCTTTCCACAcctccatccccaccacacaccagCCTGA
- the BDNF gene encoding brain-derived neurotrophic factor isoform X2, translating to MTILFLTMVISYFSCMKAAPMKEANVRGQGSLAYPGMRTHGTLESVNGPKAGSRGLTSSLADTVEHVIEELLDEDQKVRPSEENNKDADMYTSRVMLSSQVPLEPPLLFLLEEYKNYLDAANMSMRVRRHSDPARRGELSVCDSISEWVTAADKKTAVDMSGGTVTVLEKVPVSKGQLKQYFYETKCNPMGYTKEGCRGIDKRHWNSQCRTTQSYVRALTMDSKKRIGWRFIRIDTSCVLTTD from the coding sequence ATGACCATCCTTTTCCTTACTATGGTTATTTCATACTTCAGTTGCATGAAGGCTGCCCCCATGAAAGAAGCCAACGTCCGAGGACAAGGCAGCTTGGCCTACCCAGGTATGCGGACCCATGGGACTCTGGAGAGCGTGAATGGGCCCAAGGCGGGTTCAAGAGGCCTGACGTCGTCGTTGGCTGACACCGTTGAACACGTGATCGAAGAGCTCTTGGACGAGGACCAGAAAGTTCGGCCCAGTGAGGAAAACAATAAGGACGCGGACATGTACACGTCCCGGGTGATGCTCAGCAGTCAAGTGCCTTTGgagcctcctctcctcttcctgctcGAGGAATACAAAAATTACCTGGATGCTGCGAACATGTCCATGAGGGTCCGGCGCCACTCGGACCCTGCCCGCCGCGGGGAGCTCAGCGTGTGCGACAGCATCAGCGAGTGGGTGACGGCGGCGGATAAAAAGACTGCAGTGGACATGTCAGGCGGGACAGTCACGGTCCTCGAAAAAGTCCCCGTCTCGAAAGGCCAACTGAAGCAGTACTTCTACGAGACCAAGTGCAATCCCATGGGTTACACAAAGGAGGGCTGCAGGGGCATAGACAAGAGGCACTGGAACTCCCAGTGCCGAACTACCCAGTCGTACGTTCGGGCCCTCACCATGGATAGCAAAAAGCGCATTGGCTGGCGGTTCATACGGATAGACACTTCCTGT
- the BDNF gene encoding brain-derived neurotrophic factor isoform X3, giving the protein MTILFLTMVISYFSCMKAAPMKEANVRGQGSLAYPGMRTHGTLESVNGPKAGSRGLTSSLADTVEHVIEELLDEDQKVRPSEENNKDADMYTSRVMLSSQVPLEPPLLFLLEEYKNYLDAANMSMRVRRHSDPARRGELSVCDSISEWVTAADKKTAVDMSGGTVTVLEKVPVSKGQLKQYFYETKCNPMGYTKEGCRGIDKRHWNSQCRTTQSYVRALTMDSKKRIGWRFIRIDTSCVCTLTIKRGR; this is encoded by the coding sequence ATGACCATCCTTTTCCTTACTATGGTTATTTCATACTTCAGTTGCATGAAGGCTGCCCCCATGAAAGAAGCCAACGTCCGAGGACAAGGCAGCTTGGCCTACCCAGGTATGCGGACCCATGGGACTCTGGAGAGCGTGAATGGGCCCAAGGCGGGTTCAAGAGGCCTGACGTCGTCGTTGGCTGACACCGTTGAACACGTGATCGAAGAGCTCTTGGACGAGGACCAGAAAGTTCGGCCCAGTGAGGAAAACAATAAGGACGCGGACATGTACACGTCCCGGGTGATGCTCAGCAGTCAAGTGCCTTTGgagcctcctctcctcttcctgctcGAGGAATACAAAAATTACCTGGATGCTGCGAACATGTCCATGAGGGTCCGGCGCCACTCGGACCCTGCCCGCCGCGGGGAGCTCAGCGTGTGCGACAGCATCAGCGAGTGGGTGACGGCGGCGGATAAAAAGACTGCAGTGGACATGTCAGGCGGGACAGTCACGGTCCTCGAAAAAGTCCCCGTCTCGAAAGGCCAACTGAAGCAGTACTTCTACGAGACCAAGTGCAATCCCATGGGTTACACAAAGGAGGGCTGCAGGGGCATAGACAAGAGGCACTGGAACTCCCAGTGCCGAACTACCCAGTCGTACGTTCGGGCCCTCACCATGGATAGCAAAAAGCGCATTGGCTGGCGGTTCATACGGATAGACACTTCCTGTGTATGTACATTGACCATTAAGAGGGGAAGATAG